In a single window of the Leptospira sanjuanensis genome:
- a CDS encoding SpoIIE family protein phosphatase — MKRSLRLQIISIYSLLTVINLTFVAVMIFENQTDLLIDNFTLESDQIARKILKKIEGLESQNYEDPDKLADIESKLLSIGIENFSVISVEDRSVEKFKINLEHGNRISIDYLKGKLATIINAKEAINSSYDIELDSKNFIVNLIFYLTEKTFLVSQVRVKEILDRLNSLYIQLALLLLWGVVFHILFGIFLYRKIFVRLFILKEVSETMASGDLTVRAGWNFSSKDELDLLGSTFNGMVERIASQVESLEHKNQQIQTELEIGKNVQECLLPGRRRKFNLITADIFYKPMREVSGDIYDILEINDERTGFFLADATGHGVSAALITSIIHFNIENIMKETVNPSFIFTRLSEKLFDTLQGSFFATGIFMLFDKEGFAYFCSAGHNPIYYYRKSKNKIVTLNSTGHILGIGIPEEYQVLKIKTEPGDKVLIYTDGILDATAPTGEQFGDDRLLEVFQANVHQEAKQITNEIKKEMDAFADRFPDDVTFGIIEIQ, encoded by the coding sequence ATGAAACGATCACTGAGACTTCAGATTATTTCCATTTATTCTTTGCTGACAGTGATCAATCTCACGTTTGTTGCGGTGATGATTTTCGAAAATCAAACCGACTTGCTCATCGATAATTTCACTCTGGAGTCGGATCAGATCGCGAGAAAAATTCTCAAAAAAATCGAAGGTTTAGAATCTCAAAACTACGAGGATCCGGACAAACTCGCAGACATCGAAAGTAAACTGCTCAGTATCGGAATCGAAAATTTTTCCGTAATCTCGGTCGAAGACCGTTCCGTCGAAAAATTCAAAATCAATCTCGAACACGGAAATAGAATTTCCATCGATTATCTGAAAGGAAAACTTGCAACGATCATCAACGCGAAGGAAGCGATCAACAGTTCCTATGACATCGAACTCGATTCGAAAAACTTCATCGTAAATCTCATCTTCTATCTTACTGAAAAAACTTTTTTAGTTTCGCAGGTTCGCGTAAAAGAAATCCTCGATCGTCTCAATTCCCTTTATATACAGCTCGCACTTCTTCTTCTTTGGGGAGTGGTCTTTCACATTCTATTCGGGATCTTTCTCTATAGAAAAATTTTCGTTCGTTTATTCATCCTGAAGGAAGTGAGCGAGACGATGGCTTCGGGAGATTTGACCGTAAGAGCCGGATGGAATTTTTCCTCCAAGGACGAACTCGATCTTTTGGGAAGCACCTTCAACGGAATGGTGGAAAGAATCGCCTCGCAAGTTGAAAGTTTAGAACATAAGAATCAACAGATTCAAACTGAATTGGAAATCGGCAAGAACGTTCAGGAATGTCTGCTTCCCGGTCGTAGAAGAAAATTCAATCTGATCACGGCGGATATTTTTTACAAACCGATGCGCGAGGTCAGCGGGGATATCTACGACATTCTCGAGATCAACGACGAACGCACAGGATTCTTCTTGGCCGACGCGACCGGCCACGGAGTTTCAGCGGCTCTTATCACATCGATCATCCACTTCAATATCGAAAACATCATGAAGGAAACCGTGAATCCTTCCTTCATCTTCACCCGATTGAGTGAAAAACTTTTCGATACGCTTCAAGGTTCGTTCTTTGCGACCGGAATTTTTATGTTGTTCGATAAGGAAGGATTCGCTTATTTCTGCAGCGCGGGCCACAACCCGATCTACTATTACAGAAAGAGCAAAAATAAGATCGTTACTCTCAATTCCACCGGACATATCCTCGGCATCGGTATTCCGGAGGAATATCAGGTTCTTAAAATCAAAACGGAACCGGGCGATAAGGTTCTCATTTATACGGACGGAATTTTGGACGCGACGGCTCCAACGGGCGAACAATTCGGAGACGATCGTCTTCTCGAAGTATTCCAAGCGAACGTTCATCAGGAAGCAAAACAGATCACCAACGAAATCAAAAAGGAAATGGACGCGTTCGCGGACCGTTTCCCGGACGACGTCACCTTTGGAATCATCGAAATTCAATAA
- a CDS encoding c-type cytochrome, protein MKILGIIIKRTLLSAVLIALGALSFLFLKFPDIGEKEEIKIAHTPEQIRRGEYLVKSVAGCMGCHTGDRDPKQLFYPVTHNVGAGNLRMAEDNFGLPGTFYSKNITPASTGLGNWTDTEIFYAITAGVSKDGSPLFPIMPYPNYAQMDKEDIFAIIAYIRTLQPIENKVEKSNVKFPMNLIVRTIPKSPEFQKRPDPNDSVAYGKYLTTFAGCDDCHTQRIEGKVVEGMEFAGGTVFPLSTGGKVRGANITPDRKTGIGNWTRESFIARFRANQLRAKTNPIIHAGEFNSVMPWLEYSGMNDQDLGAIFDYLMSLKPVSNSVSIFEK, encoded by the coding sequence ATGAAAATATTAGGAATTATTATAAAGAGAACCTTACTCTCCGCGGTCTTAATCGCGCTCGGAGCGTTGAGTTTTCTCTTTTTAAAATTTCCGGACATCGGTGAAAAGGAAGAAATCAAAATCGCTCATACCCCGGAACAAATCCGACGAGGCGAATATCTCGTGAAATCGGTGGCGGGTTGTATGGGATGTCACACGGGTGATCGGGATCCAAAACAACTCTTCTATCCGGTGACGCATAACGTGGGCGCGGGAAATCTCCGCATGGCGGAAGATAATTTCGGTTTACCTGGAACTTTTTATTCTAAAAACATCACCCCCGCCTCCACCGGATTGGGAAATTGGACCGATACGGAAATCTTTTACGCGATTACGGCGGGTGTCTCCAAGGACGGAAGTCCTCTTTTTCCGATCATGCCTTATCCGAATTACGCGCAAATGGACAAGGAAGATATCTTCGCAATCATCGCATACATAAGGACTCTCCAACCGATCGAAAACAAAGTGGAGAAGTCGAACGTGAAATTTCCGATGAATCTCATCGTAAGAACGATTCCGAAATCTCCCGAGTTTCAAAAACGACCCGATCCGAATGATTCAGTTGCCTACGGAAAATATCTAACGACCTTTGCCGGCTGCGACGACTGCCATACGCAAAGAATCGAAGGCAAGGTCGTCGAAGGAATGGAGTTTGCGGGAGGAACCGTCTTTCCGCTCTCGACCGGAGGGAAAGTAAGAGGAGCAAACATCACACCCGACCGAAAAACCGGAATCGGCAACTGGACTCGTGAAAGTTTTATCGCAAGATTTCGCGCGAACCAACTCAGAGCAAAAACCAATCCAATCATTCATGCGGGAGAATTCAACAGCGTTATGCCTTGGTTGGAATATTCGGGAATGAATGACCAAGACTTAGGAGCGATCTTCGATTATTTAATGAGTTTGAAACCAGTTTCGAACTCCGTTTCGATTTTCGAAAAATAA
- a CDS encoding AraC family transcriptional regulator, giving the protein MEEVKYYSLAAMLYFMIAAFGVFKRDRQKNLSAPVLFFLMACVFWSFTATMFITENTLAKKLAQYFYAYFSVTVAFFFMNLASNVKSGSFQYIDSLSAFRKLLLRSFAATAAIVVLWDLLDEFKIPNLSEMVSLGTFLFFVYLLFQILIPLRSAKNKANLVRILPSVCVLLIIKLTEVFRYFEGAKIIEPINTINYYFLILSPIILSEFIPIISDLQRTQSEFLLGDSENEETDKNLTNRDSSQEKRSLLEDLNIEKVESKLTELMQNEKIHLDEELRLPSLASEMGLSVHHLSAFLNEHMGMNFNSFINHHRVKEAKVMLLEEPDRSILSIGMAVGFSSSSAFHRAFLKETKKSPKAFREENLTNYKSKEDEMEDFDSRYSHTI; this is encoded by the coding sequence GTGGAAGAGGTTAAATATTATTCATTAGCGGCAATGTTATACTTTATGATTGCCGCATTCGGAGTTTTCAAAAGGGATCGGCAAAAGAATTTAAGCGCCCCCGTGCTGTTTTTTCTGATGGCCTGTGTTTTTTGGTCGTTTACGGCCACGATGTTTATCACGGAAAACACTCTCGCAAAAAAATTAGCCCAATATTTTTACGCTTACTTTTCGGTAACAGTCGCGTTCTTTTTTATGAATCTCGCTTCAAACGTAAAGAGCGGTAGCTTTCAGTATATCGATTCTTTGAGCGCGTTCCGAAAATTGCTTCTTAGAAGTTTTGCGGCTACTGCGGCAATCGTGGTGCTTTGGGATCTGCTTGACGAATTCAAAATTCCGAATCTTTCGGAAATGGTTTCATTGGGAACCTTTCTGTTTTTTGTTTATCTGCTTTTTCAGATTCTGATTCCCTTGCGTTCCGCTAAAAACAAGGCGAATCTGGTAAGAATTCTTCCTTCCGTTTGCGTGTTGCTGATCATCAAGTTAACGGAAGTGTTCCGATATTTTGAAGGCGCGAAAATTATCGAGCCGATCAACACGATCAATTATTATTTTCTAATTCTTTCGCCGATTATCCTGAGCGAATTTATTCCGATCATTTCCGATTTGCAGAGAACGCAGAGCGAATTCCTGCTTGGCGATTCCGAAAACGAAGAAACGGATAAGAATCTTACCAATCGAGATTCCAGTCAGGAAAAACGATCCCTTTTGGAAGATCTTAACATCGAGAAGGTGGAGAGCAAGCTGACCGAGTTGATGCAAAACGAAAAAATCCATCTGGATGAAGAACTTCGACTTCCTTCTTTGGCTTCGGAAATGGGACTTTCGGTGCACCACCTTTCCGCTTTTTTAAACGAGCACATGGGAATGAATTTTAATTCCTTTATCAATCACCATCGGGTAAAAGAAGCAAAGGTCATGTTGCTTGAAGAACCGGATCGTTCGATTCTTTCGATCGGAATGGCGGTCGGTTTTAGTTCTTCATCTGCGTTTCATCGGGCCTTTTTGAAAGAGACAAAAAAATCTCCGAAAGCGTTCCGGGAAGAAAATCTTACGAACTACAAAAGTAAAGAAGACGAGATGGAAGATTTTGATTCTCGATATTCTCACACGATCTAA
- a CDS encoding DUF1554 domain-containing protein, whose translation MKPIAFYKYTAILLTILFFAACAEASRFALDGQSGALISIVEDVSESASLGGNSSGFRIGGAVQGLKSGTVQLKLNDEILPISANGTFQFNSSVAPNKNYQISVASPAANHSCKVYSDSTENPSGTATANVSNLIVYCTTILINGKVAGDTIEIKEDGTALNVQISLSGPWGPNDPVTHIGLSTNATIDHFSPGPENFDTNFANPDTVSVTASDLTPANVSDFGDKVHTLSVTATPIGLSLSFTMKILDNDRRVREVVRNSGGNMQYGGATFGVDGADSSCSGNAGFASKALLGVASRVPGSAGWPIKPNTRYYNYDTLNAIATSDVNGLIPYATIYGSTANPANNFWSGFLTNWTVDTLQNCGDWTNNATGTGLSGDGMTGYLCTTAPRLILCIEQ comes from the coding sequence ATGAAGCCAATTGCTTTTTATAAATATACCGCAATCTTACTGACGATTCTCTTTTTTGCAGCGTGTGCCGAAGCGAGTCGTTTTGCTTTAGACGGTCAAAGCGGTGCGTTGATCAGCATTGTGGAAGACGTTTCCGAATCTGCGTCCCTTGGTGGGAACTCCTCAGGATTTCGAATCGGGGGGGCTGTTCAAGGATTGAAATCCGGAACTGTCCAACTCAAGTTAAACGACGAAATTCTTCCTATCTCGGCAAATGGAACATTTCAATTCAATTCTTCCGTTGCTCCAAATAAGAATTACCAGATCAGTGTGGCAAGCCCCGCAGCGAACCATTCCTGCAAAGTCTACTCCGATTCCACCGAAAATCCTTCGGGGACGGCGACTGCGAACGTTTCCAACTTAATCGTTTATTGCACGACGATTTTGATCAACGGTAAGGTTGCCGGCGACACGATCGAAATCAAAGAAGACGGAACCGCGTTGAACGTTCAGATTTCTTTGAGCGGTCCATGGGGGCCGAACGATCCGGTGACGCATATCGGGCTTTCAACGAACGCAACGATCGATCATTTTAGTCCCGGGCCGGAAAACTTCGACACGAACTTTGCCAATCCTGATACGGTTTCCGTGACCGCTTCGGATCTGACCCCTGCAAATGTGAGCGACTTCGGAGACAAGGTTCATACGTTATCCGTAACTGCGACTCCGATCGGACTTTCTTTGAGTTTTACGATGAAGATCTTGGACAACGATCGAAGAGTTCGGGAAGTCGTTCGGAACAGCGGCGGAAACATGCAGTACGGCGGAGCCACTTTCGGAGTGGATGGTGCGGATTCTTCTTGTTCCGGCAATGCGGGATTTGCTTCAAAAGCGTTGCTCGGTGTCGCGTCCCGCGTGCCTGGAAGCGCCGGTTGGCCGATCAAACCGAACACCCGCTATTACAATTACGATACTCTAAACGCGATCGCAACTTCGGACGTGAACGGTCTGATCCCGTATGCCACGATCTATGGAAGCACCGCGAATCCGGCTAATAATTTCTGGTCCGGATTTCTTACAAACTGGACCGTAGATACGCTGCAAAATTGCGGAGATTGGACGAATAATGCGACCGGAACCGGTTTATCGGGCGACGGTATGACGGGATATTTGTGTACTACGGCTCCGCGTTTGATTCTTTGTATCGAACAATGA
- a CDS encoding Lcl C-terminal domain-containing protein, with translation MKLLKTFILLTILLGIIETLTAIGGPYTDPNDGTINDTGNRLLWRKCGRGRGTAGSNYTNCSVVSGPAETSNWATAVAYCSSLGTTLGDGRQWRLPTVKELISIVDYSRSTKPIINPTFFPNTAEGRFWTSTNSFVAGNSPVLPSTPTDETGTTDPKQYVTNPGNTEQHYKIPQGANYRSMAYIVEFTVGGVVEYGKSNNAYVRCVSGPY, from the coding sequence ATGAAACTATTGAAAACGTTTATACTTCTTACCATTTTACTCGGAATCATTGAAACGTTAACCGCCATCGGAGGACCATATACGGATCCGAACGATGGAACGATCAACGATACGGGAAACCGTCTTCTCTGGAGAAAATGCGGCAGAGGACGCGGAACTGCGGGATCGAATTACACGAACTGTAGCGTCGTTTCGGGACCGGCAGAAACGAGCAACTGGGCGACAGCGGTCGCTTATTGTAGCAGCCTTGGAACGACTTTGGGCGACGGAAGACAATGGAGATTGCCCACGGTAAAGGAACTCATCTCGATCGTGGATTACAGCAGATCGACAAAACCGATCATCAATCCGACCTTTTTCCCGAATACCGCGGAAGGAAGATTCTGGACATCCACAAATTCGTTCGTAGCGGGAAATAGTCCTGTCTTACCGAGCACTCCCACCGACGAAACGGGCACGACGGATCCGAAACAATACGTAACCAACCCGGGGAACACCGAACAACACTATAAAATTCCGCAAGGCGCCAATTATAGATCAATGGCTTACATCGTGGAATTTACCGTAGGCGGCGTGGTGGAATACGGAAAATCGAACAACGCATACGTTCGCTGCGTGAGCGGACCTTACTGA
- a CDS encoding Lcl domain-containing protein, whose protein sequence is MGQGIKKQHAKLKKEICLLYILFLCWGIAFSNCLVGEGKKGFNFFFLPGSSISNPGGGIQDTPILTTPVAPQGSITYSSATTFYVSNNAGAIQYYDISWSSSLGASYELRKGATNCSDGSVHTSGSVTASTSNTDRINASDLSAGSNGIKLCLKSPDGTLAWDTVSINGIRDDVAPTIGFSPAGGTYGSSVPNITLSCTDTGASGCLGMAFRNDGTNPGIAADGTVASGSTGYSSAFAVANNATTDVKVIAVDKAGNISAVSTSQYVVAVGNPTITINSVSKADMRSVDSSVVKWQSDLAGNYDIRVGGTDCNSGTNGSSLSLTGSAAANTEITTTISGAAPLAVGANTIRICLTTAGSNVGSNSTAINIDNTAPTLSSATPANNSTSLSVDQNTFVFTFNEDMDQSLKPLPEHHDSGVSGNPQIAWPTMAGTWTDARTYSLALNSKLPELHTFYLQFTATGFKDKAGNAVGTTPVAIVGGVFKLNYKSLTETKVTLVTDTAQTNCYDSSGNAIACAGSGQDSELSVMPYGLGVPTTNPGYPNDRITRDTVNNVIWKTCPPTYVWSGATCVQDAVDPYNAALIARNMGSGILDLTWGDSLEYCLQLNLANSGAGFAGVKTWRLPTLSEQMSILTYEGSIGNETIQNTSFPGFIKNDYQRYWTSTNAVSASIALNGYTGSELGNGSNAWGAWQISVFGGGTHINSKGKATSWNWPNRYMALAMCIAD, encoded by the coding sequence ATGGGTCAGGGAATCAAAAAACAACATGCGAAATTAAAAAAAGAAATTTGCTTATTATACATTCTTTTCCTTTGCTGGGGCATCGCTTTCTCCAATTGTTTGGTAGGTGAAGGAAAAAAAGGGTTCAATTTTTTCTTTCTTCCAGGTTCCAGCATTTCGAATCCTGGCGGCGGAATTCAAGATACTCCGATCCTTACGACTCCGGTCGCCCCTCAAGGAAGTATTACTTACAGTTCCGCGACCACTTTTTATGTGAGTAACAACGCAGGGGCAATTCAATATTATGATATTTCTTGGTCTTCCAGCCTCGGAGCATCCTATGAGCTTCGCAAAGGCGCGACCAATTGTAGCGACGGAAGCGTTCATACCAGCGGAAGCGTGACCGCGTCCACTTCCAACACCGATCGAATCAATGCATCCGATCTTAGCGCAGGAAGTAACGGAATCAAACTTTGTCTCAAAAGTCCGGACGGAACTCTGGCTTGGGATACCGTTAGCATTAACGGAATCCGGGACGACGTCGCGCCTACGATCGGATTCTCCCCTGCGGGAGGAACATACGGCTCATCCGTTCCGAACATCACTCTTTCTTGCACCGACACAGGCGCATCCGGTTGTCTTGGAATGGCTTTTCGAAACGATGGGACCAATCCGGGCATAGCCGCGGATGGAACGGTTGCATCCGGATCCACCGGGTATTCTTCCGCGTTTGCCGTTGCAAACAACGCCACCACCGACGTGAAAGTAATCGCTGTGGATAAGGCCGGTAACATAAGTGCGGTCAGTACAAGTCAGTACGTCGTTGCCGTAGGAAATCCTACGATCACGATCAATTCCGTTTCCAAAGCCGATATGAGAAGCGTGGATTCGAGCGTCGTAAAATGGCAATCGGATCTTGCAGGTAATTACGATATCCGAGTCGGTGGAACAGATTGTAACTCCGGCACAAACGGAAGCTCTTTGTCCCTCACGGGTTCTGCGGCCGCTAACACGGAAATCACCACTACGATCAGCGGTGCGGCCCCTCTCGCAGTCGGTGCGAATACGATTCGAATCTGCCTTACGACCGCGGGAAGCAACGTAGGATCGAACTCGACCGCGATCAACATCGATAATACGGCGCCGACTCTCTCTTCCGCCACGCCTGCAAATAACTCAACCTCTTTGAGCGTAGATCAAAACACTTTCGTTTTTACGTTCAACGAGGATATGGATCAAAGTCTCAAACCTCTTCCCGAACATCACGACAGCGGAGTAAGCGGCAACCCTCAAATCGCTTGGCCTACGATGGCCGGAACTTGGACGGATGCAAGAACCTATTCATTAGCGTTGAACAGTAAATTACCGGAATTGCATACGTTTTATCTGCAATTCACCGCTACTGGATTTAAGGATAAAGCAGGAAACGCAGTGGGCACAACGCCCGTTGCGATCGTAGGAGGAGTGTTCAAACTCAACTATAAGTCTTTAACCGAAACGAAAGTCACTCTTGTTACGGATACGGCCCAAACGAACTGTTACGATTCTTCCGGAAACGCCATTGCTTGCGCAGGCTCCGGTCAAGATTCGGAACTCAGCGTTATGCCTTACGGTCTTGGAGTTCCAACGACAAACCCCGGATATCCGAACGATCGAATTACAAGAGATACGGTCAACAACGTGATCTGGAAAACCTGTCCTCCAACTTACGTTTGGTCCGGTGCGACCTGCGTTCAGGATGCGGTGGATCCTTACAACGCCGCTCTCATCGCAAGAAACATGGGATCGGGAATTTTGGATCTGACTTGGGGAGATTCTCTGGAATATTGTTTGCAACTCAATCTCGCGAACTCCGGAGCCGGATTTGCGGGAGTGAAAACGTGGAGACTTCCGACTCTCAGCGAACAGATGAGCATTCTTACGTATGAAGGATCTATCGGAAACGAAACGATCCAGAATACGAGTTTCCCCGGTTTTATTAAAAACGATTACCAAAGATATTGGACCTCTACGAATGCAGTCAGCGCTTCGATCGCTCTGAACGGTTATACGGGAAGCGAATTAGGAAACGGTTCCAATGCTTGGGGCGCTTGGCAAATTTCCGTTTTCGGCGGAGGAACTCATATCAACAGCAAAGGGAAAGCCACTTCCTGGAACTGGCCGAACCGATATATGGCGCTTGCGATGTGCATCGCGGATTAA